A single Drosophila miranda strain MSH22 chromosome XR, D.miranda_PacBio2.1, whole genome shotgun sequence DNA region contains:
- the LOC108151829 gene encoding nuclear distribution protein nudE homolog isoform X2, whose amino-acid sequence MDAPPMFNSVEDECRYWKERSKQYHKEWTDVKQEYDEFVEQSREMEIEMDATLEQKQSIIKDLRARLNMFEKQNDSLKLKLDSNCIDMSNMEKQLDTVKKERDSMKVYLRQLEQKNDDLERAHRILNESIENFEKMLDQAYEKNALLELEVDEKGLLQEKLQRLMDETRDLKQELNVKTRYTPANGTSNTAAVGTTAANSTMNSSASLPNGILANGDVTPPHVDNTAATKVTSVSVSALNGSLVNNKNEYNQQNSLKNPENLINGNSIKASSRTTALNIVADMLRKLNAMETKLKTYREHAPSMQPRQQPNHPGMAGLACLSLDAE is encoded by the exons ATGGACGCCCCACCAATGTTCAACAGCGTCGAGGATGAGTGCAGATATTGGAAGGAACGCTCCAAACAATACCATAAAGA ATGGACAGACGTGAAACAGGAGTACGATGAGTTTGTCGAACAGTCCCGCGAAATGGAAATAGAAATGGACGCCACTCTGGAGCAAAAACAGAGTATTATCAAAGATCTCAGAGCCAGGCTTAATATGTTTGAGAAACAAAACGATTCCCTTAAG ctgaagctggactCAAACTGCATTGATATGTCCAATATGGAGAAGCAGTTGGACACAGTGAAAAAGGAGCGCGACTCCATGAAGGTATACCTGCGGCAACTGGAGCAGAAAAACGACGACCTGGAGCGTGCCCACCGCATACTCAACGAAAGCATAGAGAACTTTGAAAAGATGTTGGATCAAGCATATGAGAAGAATGCTCTGCTCGAGTTGGAGGTGGATGAAAAGGGTCTGCTGCAAGAGAAGCTGCAACGGCTAATGGATGAGACGCGAG ATCTCAAACAAGAGCTCAATGTGAAGACACGCTACACGCCAGCGAATGGCACGAGCAACACCGCAGCAGTAGGCACCACCGCTGCCAACAGCACCATGAACTCATCCGCCTCTTTACCTAATGGCATTTTGGCCAACGGCGATGTGACGCCGCCACATGTCGACAACACCGCTGCTACAAAAGTCACCAGCGTCAGTGTTAGCGCTCTCAACGGCAGTTTAGTTAACAATAAAAACGAATATAATCAGCAAAATTCGCTTAAAA ATCCCGAGAACCTTATCAATGGCAATTCCATTAAAGCCAGCTCCCGCACAACGGCGCTCAACATTGTGGCCGACATGTTAAGAAAACTAAAC GCGATGGAGACGAAGCTGAAGACATATCGCGAGCATGCACCGTCCATGCAGCCGCGCCAACAGCCGAATCATCCGGGAATGGCTGGTCTGGCCTGCCTCTCGCTCGATGCGGAATAG
- the LOC108151829 gene encoding nuclear distribution protein nudE homolog isoform X1 has translation MDAPPMFNSVEDECRYWKERSKQYHKEWTDVKQEYDEFVEQSREMEIEMDATLEQKQSIIKDLRARLNMFEKQNDSLKLKLDSNCIDMSNMEKQLDTVKKERDSMKVYLRQLEQKNDDLERAHRILNESIENFEKMLDQAYEKNALLELEVDEKGLLQEKLQRLMDETRDLKQELNVKTRYTPANGTSNTAAVGTTAANSTMNSSASLPNGILANGDVTPPHVDNTAATKVTSVSVSALNGSLVNNKNEYNQQNSLKNPENLINGNSIKASSRTTALNIVADMLRKLNWDKALLCPECEKFRCICERPSTLQSPPPPSASDSSLFRRAFGGSSGSVVTSAQTTPVSDGGCSSSSSSSLNLGTNIFKRFAERMRNSTDAELPL, from the exons ATGGACGCCCCACCAATGTTCAACAGCGTCGAGGATGAGTGCAGATATTGGAAGGAACGCTCCAAACAATACCATAAAGA ATGGACAGACGTGAAACAGGAGTACGATGAGTTTGTCGAACAGTCCCGCGAAATGGAAATAGAAATGGACGCCACTCTGGAGCAAAAACAGAGTATTATCAAAGATCTCAGAGCCAGGCTTAATATGTTTGAGAAACAAAACGATTCCCTTAAG ctgaagctggactCAAACTGCATTGATATGTCCAATATGGAGAAGCAGTTGGACACAGTGAAAAAGGAGCGCGACTCCATGAAGGTATACCTGCGGCAACTGGAGCAGAAAAACGACGACCTGGAGCGTGCCCACCGCATACTCAACGAAAGCATAGAGAACTTTGAAAAGATGTTGGATCAAGCATATGAGAAGAATGCTCTGCTCGAGTTGGAGGTGGATGAAAAGGGTCTGCTGCAAGAGAAGCTGCAACGGCTAATGGATGAGACGCGAG ATCTCAAACAAGAGCTCAATGTGAAGACACGCTACACGCCAGCGAATGGCACGAGCAACACCGCAGCAGTAGGCACCACCGCTGCCAACAGCACCATGAACTCATCCGCCTCTTTACCTAATGGCATTTTGGCCAACGGCGATGTGACGCCGCCACATGTCGACAACACCGCTGCTACAAAAGTCACCAGCGTCAGTGTTAGCGCTCTCAACGGCAGTTTAGTTAACAATAAAAACGAATATAATCAGCAAAATTCGCTTAAAA ATCCCGAGAACCTTATCAATGGCAATTCCATTAAAGCCAGCTCCCGCACAACGGCGCTCAACATTGTGGCCGACATGTTAAGAAAACTAAAC TGGGATAAGGCCTTGTTATGTCCTGAATGCGAAAAGTTTCGCTGCATTTGCGAGCGCCCGTCCACGCTCCagtcgccgccgccgccatcgGCCAGCGACTCGAGCCTGTTTCGTCGTGCCTttggcggcagcagcggctcCGTTGTGACAAGCGCCCAGACCACGCCCGTCAGCGATGGCGGCTGTTCGAGCAGCAGCTCTAGCAGTCTGAACctaggcacaaacattttcaAACGCTTTGCCGAGCGCATGCGCAACTCTACGGACGCAGAGCTACCGCTCTGA